The Rhodopseudomonas palustris genome window below encodes:
- a CDS encoding PstS family phosphate ABC transporter substrate-binding protein has product MISVAVACVAFAAASVGPAEARDQLWIAASPSDQSFAKAVSEQFGKAGRFKTPIVKDGGPPAGLMSFCRGVGPDNFDIAFSSRRIASSEVELCNKNGVKDITQVQFGYDALVFVTNKASQTPALSRTAVYLAIARDVPVKGTLASNTSKPANTFYIPSANHGARDKFDELVMVSSCASTGAYAIIQKTNPDKSKVAAQCRATRQAANVVDMDSDSDTLARLQSDPKGVGVVTWSFYTNNEDKLKVVALDGVVPSKATVASAAFPIAYPLYLYVKKAHIGQIPGIKEWIAELTSEKAFGPSGYLEDSGLVSMPDAQRRQSRADAQALVSYKP; this is encoded by the coding sequence ATGATCTCGGTCGCGGTGGCCTGCGTCGCGTTCGCCGCCGCATCAGTCGGTCCGGCCGAGGCCCGCGATCAGCTATGGATCGCCGCTTCACCCTCCGACCAGAGCTTCGCCAAGGCTGTGTCCGAGCAATTCGGCAAAGCCGGCAGGTTCAAGACGCCAATCGTAAAAGACGGAGGCCCGCCAGCCGGGTTAATGTCGTTCTGCCGCGGCGTCGGCCCCGACAATTTCGATATCGCTTTCTCCTCGCGCCGGATCGCTTCTTCCGAAGTCGAGCTCTGCAATAAGAACGGCGTCAAAGACATTACTCAAGTGCAGTTTGGCTATGACGCCCTTGTGTTTGTCACCAATAAGGCGAGCCAGACCCCGGCCCTCTCGCGCACGGCTGTCTACCTTGCGATCGCGCGGGACGTTCCGGTCAAAGGCACGTTGGCGTCAAATACGAGCAAGCCGGCCAATACTTTCTACATTCCGAGCGCTAACCACGGTGCGCGCGACAAGTTCGACGAACTGGTGATGGTTTCGTCGTGCGCGTCCACCGGGGCCTATGCGATTATCCAGAAAACCAATCCAGACAAATCCAAAGTAGCGGCGCAATGTCGGGCAACGCGGCAAGCCGCGAATGTGGTCGATATGGACAGCGACAGCGACACACTCGCTCGTCTTCAATCCGATCCCAAAGGCGTCGGCGTGGTCACCTGGTCTTTCTACACGAACAACGAAGACAAGTTGAAAGTTGTCGCTTTGGATGGCGTCGTCCCGTCGAAAGCGACGGTGGCTTCAGCCGCATTCCCGATAGCGTATCCTCTCTATTTGTATGTGAAAAAGGCTCATATCGGCCAGATCCCGGGGATTAAGGAGTGGATCGCCGAACTCACAAGTGAAAAAGCGTTCGGCCCTTCCGGCTATCTTGAGGATAGCGGCCTCGTCTCAATGCCGGATGCACAAAGGCGACAGTCGCGTGCTGATGCCCAGGCCCTCGTATCATATAAACCTTGA
- a CDS encoding SMP-30/gluconolactonase/LRE family protein gives MRTKLALGASAMALGLLAFSAARADDYQVTKLVQGSAFHGVHGLGVDKSGRLFAGSVAGAALYEVDRDKGTAKIAVPTPEGMADDIAFAPDGTMAWTAFLTGDLYARKGDGPIRKLASGLPGINSLAFRKDGRLYATQVFLGDALYEIDVAGEKPPRKIMEKIGGLNGFEFGPDDKLYGPLWFKGQVAAVDVDKGELSVVADGFKIPAAANFDSKGNLYVLDTALGQLVRVDIKTGNKQVAAQLKPSLDNLAIDAQDRIFVSNMADNGIQEVDPKAGTAKQVIIGKLAFPGGIAVVSEGGKDTIHVADVFAYRSVDGATGEVRELARMHADGTTLEYPMSATAKGDEVILSSWFTGTVQLIDRKTGKTTEMLHGFKAPYDAIRLASGKLVVAELGTKSLIEVGGEHGKDRKAIATDLAGPVGLAAAPDGGIYLTEAFAGQVTKIDPATGAKTVVAKDLKMPEGLALAPSGQLIVAEVGAKRVVSIDPASGKVTEIAGNLPIGLVGAPGLPPTNMPTGIGVGASGTIYVSSDIENAIYKIAKK, from the coding sequence ATGAGGACCAAACTTGCGCTCGGCGCGAGCGCGATGGCGCTCGGCCTGCTGGCCTTTTCCGCCGCGCGCGCGGACGATTACCAAGTCACGAAATTGGTGCAGGGCTCGGCGTTTCACGGCGTCCACGGCCTCGGCGTCGACAAATCCGGCCGGCTGTTCGCGGGCTCGGTCGCGGGCGCAGCGCTCTACGAGGTCGATCGCGACAAGGGCACGGCGAAGATCGCGGTGCCGACGCCGGAAGGCATGGCCGACGACATCGCGTTTGCGCCCGACGGCACCATGGCGTGGACCGCGTTTCTCACCGGCGATCTGTACGCGCGCAAGGGCGACGGCCCGATCAGGAAGCTCGCCTCGGGCCTCCCCGGCATCAATTCGCTGGCGTTCCGCAAGGACGGAAGGCTGTACGCCACGCAGGTGTTTCTCGGCGACGCGCTGTACGAAATCGACGTCGCGGGCGAAAAGCCGCCGCGCAAGATCATGGAGAAGATCGGCGGCCTGAACGGCTTCGAATTCGGGCCCGACGACAAGCTTTACGGCCCGCTGTGGTTCAAGGGCCAGGTCGCCGCGGTCGACGTCGACAAGGGCGAACTCAGCGTCGTCGCCGACGGCTTCAAGATTCCGGCAGCGGCGAATTTCGACAGCAAGGGCAATCTCTACGTGCTCGACACCGCGCTCGGCCAGCTCGTCCGGGTCGATATCAAGACCGGCAACAAGCAGGTCGCGGCGCAGCTCAAGCCGTCGCTCGATAATCTGGCGATCGACGCGCAGGACCGCATCTTCGTCTCCAACATGGCCGACAACGGCATCCAGGAGGTCGATCCGAAAGCCGGCACGGCCAAGCAGGTGATCATCGGCAAGCTGGCATTTCCGGGCGGAATCGCCGTGGTGTCGGAGGGCGGCAAGGACACCATCCATGTCGCCGACGTGTTCGCCTATCGCAGCGTCGACGGCGCGACCGGCGAGGTCCGCGAGCTGGCGCGGATGCATGCCGACGGCACCACGCTGGAATATCCGATGAGCGCCACCGCCAAGGGCGACGAGGTGATCCTGTCGAGCTGGTTCACCGGCACGGTGCAACTGATCGACCGCAAGACCGGCAAGACGACGGAGATGCTGCACGGCTTCAAGGCGCCGTACGACGCGATCCGGCTGGCGAGCGGCAAGCTGGTGGTCGCCGAACTCGGGACGAAATCGCTGATCGAGGTCGGCGGCGAGCACGGCAAGGACCGAAAAGCCATCGCCACCGACCTCGCCGGCCCGGTCGGCCTCGCGGCGGCGCCTGACGGCGGGATCTATCTCACCGAGGCGTTCGCCGGACAGGTCACCAAGATCGATCCGGCCACCGGCGCCAAGACCGTGGTGGCGAAGGATCTGAAGATGCCCGAAGGGCTGGCGCTGGCGCCGTCCGGCCAGTTGATCGTCGCCGAAGTCGGCGCCAAACGCGTGGTCTCGATCGATCCGGCCAGCGGCAAGGTCACTGAAATCGCCGGCAACCTGCCGATCGGCCTCGTCGGCGCTCCCGGCCTGCCGCCGACCAACATGCCGACCGGCATCGGCGTCGGCGCCAGCGGCACGATCTATGTGTCGTCGGACATCGAGAACGCGATCTACAAGATCGCGAAGAAGTAG
- the clpB gene encoding ATP-dependent chaperone ClpB: MNPEKYTERVRGFVQSAQSLAVREGHQQFSPLHILKVLLDDSEGLAGGLIDRSGGNSRLILKSTEDALARMPKVSGSGAGQVYLAPATARALDGAEQAAEKAGDSFVTVERLLLALSLDKDSEAGQLLAKGGVTPQNLNAAINALRKGRTADSATAENAYDALKKYARDLTQAARDGKLDPVIGRDEEIRRTIQVLSRRTKNNPVLIGEPGVGKTAIVEGLALRILNGDVPESLKDKKLLALDMGALIAGAKYRGEFEERLKAVLNEVTAAAGGIILFIDEMHTLVGAGKADGAMDASNLLKPALARGELHCIGATTLDEYRKHVEKDAALARRFQPVFVSEPTVEDTISILRGLKDKYEQHHGVRIADSALVAATTLSNRYITDRFLPDKAIDLMDEAAARLKMQVDSKPEELDSMDREIVRLKIEQEALKKESDAGSKSRLQTLEKELADLEEKSAALTQRWSAEKNKLSDAQKLKSELDGLRLELADAQRRGEYQRAGELAYGRIPDLEKRLADIEANENSGEMMEEAVTANHIAQVVSRWTGVPVDKMLEGEKEKLLRMEEQIGKRVVGQFEAVHAVSTAVRRSRAGLQDPHRPMGSFMFLGPTGVGKTELTKALAQYLFDDETAMVRLDMSEYMEKHSVARLIGAPPGYVGYDEGGALTEAVRRRPYQVVLFDEIEKAHPDVFNVLLQVLDDGRLTDGQGRTVDFRNTLIVMTSNLGSEYLVNQPEGEDTGVVREQVMDMVRAHFRPEFLNRVDEIILFHRLQKSEMGRIVDIQFSRLAKLLEDRKIVLDLDPAARDWLAEKGWDPAYGARPLKRVIQRHVQDPLAEMILDGSVSDGAKVAISTEGGVLTFNGQPPHTADVEPFTGRPPKRMLN, translated from the coding sequence ATGAACCCTGAAAAATACACCGAACGCGTGCGCGGCTTCGTCCAATCGGCGCAATCCCTGGCGGTCCGCGAGGGCCATCAGCAGTTTTCGCCGCTGCACATCCTCAAAGTGCTGCTCGACGATTCCGAAGGGCTCGCCGGCGGTCTGATCGACCGCTCCGGCGGCAATTCCCGTCTGATCCTGAAATCCACCGAAGACGCGCTGGCCAGGATGCCGAAGGTCTCCGGCTCGGGCGCGGGGCAGGTCTATCTGGCGCCGGCGACGGCGCGGGCGCTCGACGGCGCCGAGCAGGCCGCCGAGAAAGCCGGCGACAGCTTCGTCACCGTGGAGCGGCTGCTGCTGGCGCTGTCGCTCGACAAGGACTCCGAGGCCGGGCAGTTGCTCGCCAAGGGCGGCGTCACCCCGCAGAATCTCAACGCCGCGATCAACGCTCTGCGCAAGGGCCGCACCGCCGATTCCGCGACGGCTGAAAACGCCTATGACGCGCTGAAGAAATATGCCCGCGACCTCACCCAGGCCGCCCGCGACGGCAAGCTCGACCCGGTGATCGGCCGCGACGAGGAAATCCGCCGCACGATCCAGGTGCTGTCGCGCCGGACCAAGAACAATCCGGTGCTGATCGGCGAACCCGGCGTCGGCAAGACCGCGATCGTCGAGGGGCTGGCGCTGCGCATCCTCAATGGCGACGTGCCGGAGAGCCTGAAGGACAAGAAGCTGCTGGCGCTCGACATGGGCGCGCTGATCGCGGGCGCGAAATATCGCGGCGAGTTCGAGGAGCGGCTGAAGGCCGTGCTCAACGAGGTCACCGCGGCCGCCGGCGGCATCATCCTGTTCATCGACGAGATGCACACGCTGGTCGGCGCCGGCAAGGCCGACGGCGCGATGGATGCGTCGAACCTCTTGAAGCCGGCGTTGGCGCGCGGCGAGCTGCATTGCATCGGCGCCACCACGCTCGACGAATATCGCAAGCACGTCGAAAAGGACGCAGCTTTAGCGCGGCGCTTCCAGCCGGTGTTCGTGTCCGAGCCGACCGTCGAGGACACGATCTCCATTTTGCGCGGCCTGAAGGACAAATACGAGCAGCACCACGGCGTGCGAATCGCCGACTCGGCGCTGGTCGCGGCCACGACGCTGTCGAATCGCTACATCACCGACCGCTTCCTGCCCGACAAGGCGATCGACCTGATGGACGAGGCCGCGGCAAGGCTGAAGATGCAGGTCGATTCCAAGCCCGAAGAACTCGATTCGATGGACCGCGAGATCGTCCGGCTGAAGATCGAGCAGGAGGCGCTGAAGAAGGAGAGCGACGCCGGCTCCAAGTCTCGGCTGCAGACGCTGGAGAAGGAGCTCGCGGATCTCGAGGAGAAGTCGGCTGCGCTGACCCAGCGCTGGAGCGCCGAGAAGAACAAGCTCTCCGACGCCCAGAAGCTGAAGAGCGAGCTCGACGGGCTGCGGCTCGAACTGGCCGACGCGCAGCGCCGCGGCGAGTATCAGCGCGCCGGCGAATTGGCCTATGGCCGAATTCCGGATCTGGAGAAGCGCCTCGCGGACATCGAAGCCAACGAGAATTCCGGCGAGATGATGGAGGAGGCGGTCACCGCCAATCACATCGCCCAGGTGGTGTCGCGCTGGACCGGCGTGCCGGTCGACAAGATGCTCGAGGGCGAAAAAGAGAAGCTGCTGCGGATGGAAGAGCAGATCGGCAAGCGCGTGGTCGGCCAGTTCGAGGCCGTGCATGCGGTGTCGACCGCGGTCCGCCGCTCCCGCGCCGGGCTGCAGGACCCGCACCGGCCGATGGGCTCGTTCATGTTCTTAGGTCCCACCGGCGTCGGCAAGACCGAACTGACCAAGGCGCTGGCGCAATATCTGTTCGACGACGAGACCGCGATGGTCCGCCTCGACATGTCGGAATACATGGAGAAGCACTCGGTCGCCCGGCTGATCGGCGCGCCTCCGGGCTATGTCGGCTATGACGAGGGCGGCGCGCTCACCGAAGCGGTGCGGCGCCGGCCGTATCAGGTGGTGCTGTTCGACGAGATCGAGAAGGCGCATCCGGACGTGTTCAACGTGCTGCTGCAGGTGCTCGATGACGGCCGCCTGACCGATGGTCAGGGCCGCACCGTCGACTTCCGCAACACGCTGATCGTGATGACGTCGAATCTCGGCTCGGAATATCTGGTCAATCAGCCCGAGGGCGAGGACACCGGCGTAGTGCGCGAGCAGGTGATGGACATGGTGCGGGCGCATTTCCGCCCCGAGTTCCTCAACCGCGTCGACGAGATCATCCTGTTCCATCGGCTGCAGAAGAGCGAGATGGGCCGGATCGTCGACATCCAGTTCAGCCGGCTCGCGAAGCTGCTGGAAGATCGCAAGATCGTGCTCGATCTCGACCCCGCCGCGCGCGACTGGCTGGCCGAGAAGGGCTGGGACCCCGCCTATGGCGCCCGCCCGCTGAAGCGGGTGATCCAGCGCCATGTGCAGGACCCGCTCGCCGAGATGATCCTCGACGGCTCGGTCAGCGACGGCGCGAAGGTGGCGATCTCGACCGAAGGCGGCGTGCTGACCTTCAACGGCCAGCCGCCCCACACCGCCGATGTCGAGCCGTTCACCGGCCGCCCGCCGAAGCGGATGCTGAACTGA
- a CDS encoding TonB-dependent siderophore receptor — protein MSNPPHRLIGSNPRTSNGRAIARLLLGAAICAISLSLSRPAVAQSAAGQAGAQLPSVTVDAPKPRPQRSAAAPRRNSQATARRASRRQRNPAPAQPTHSERAAAAAAILNEQKLGYRAMPSPTTLRSGASPLDTSQSVNVVPEQVLKDQLPRNLDDALANVSGVTQTNTLAGTFDAVIRRGFGENRDGSIMRNGMPIVQGRALDATVESVEVLKGPASLLYGIQSPGGVINTISKRPDLYQHGSVTLLGSTFGGGKDGINGIFDITGPVGDNGVAYRLIASGLDEDYWRNFGQSRETLISPSLAWYGEATTVHFNYTHREFSYPFDRGTAFVGGSPLAIPATRRLDEPFNKHWGHSDLVQGSVEQKLNDDWKLTAAYSFNTESYDANQLRITAVNAATGVERRSNDGTHGALAYASYGTSYLQGNVWIGDLRNEVLIGGDAQRRVIYRQDLIRQSTANFNFYNPNYGLIQPGTNVSASDSDQTDKLETRSLFVQDTLHLTDRFSLVGGLRWMEYEQLAGRGRPFTANTDLEGSKLLPLGGAIFKLTRQVSLYASYTQSLQPTSTIAPLTGGVVIGSNIAPEEGTQYEAGLKFDLNKRLSGTLAVYDIDKKNVLVSQFNSTTGLNEYRAAGKVRSRGVELDVTGRLSDQWSMIGSYGYTDAYVTEDPTLVGKRLQNVAMNTASLYLVYDFGTALPGRLRLGGGARYAGDRPGDSTNSFVLPAYTVADVFATYETKVAGTPVIYQLNVKNLFDTVYYPSAVNTLNVAIGDARRFSLSATAKF, from the coding sequence ATGTCGAACCCGCCCCATCGCCTGATCGGAAGCAACCCGCGAACGTCGAACGGCCGCGCGATCGCGCGCCTGCTGCTCGGCGCCGCGATCTGCGCGATCAGTCTGTCGCTGTCGCGGCCCGCCGTTGCCCAGTCCGCTGCGGGCCAGGCCGGCGCCCAGCTTCCGTCGGTCACCGTCGATGCGCCGAAGCCGCGGCCGCAGCGATCAGCGGCCGCCCCGAGGCGAAACTCACAGGCCACCGCACGCCGGGCGTCGCGTCGCCAGCGCAATCCCGCGCCGGCCCAGCCGACGCATTCCGAACGCGCCGCCGCGGCCGCCGCCATCCTCAACGAGCAGAAGCTCGGCTATCGCGCGATGCCGAGCCCGACGACGCTGCGCTCCGGCGCCTCGCCGCTGGATACGTCGCAATCCGTCAACGTCGTGCCCGAGCAGGTGCTGAAGGATCAGCTCCCGCGCAATCTCGACGACGCGCTCGCCAACGTCTCCGGCGTCACCCAGACCAACACGCTCGCCGGCACCTTCGACGCGGTGATCCGGCGCGGCTTCGGCGAGAACCGCGACGGCTCGATCATGCGCAACGGCATGCCAATCGTGCAGGGCCGCGCGCTCGACGCCACGGTCGAGAGCGTCGAGGTGCTGAAAGGCCCGGCCTCGCTGCTGTATGGCATCCAGTCCCCCGGCGGCGTGATCAACACCATCAGCAAGCGCCCGGATCTGTATCAGCACGGCTCGGTCACGCTGCTGGGCTCGACCTTCGGCGGCGGCAAGGACGGCATCAACGGCATCTTCGACATCACCGGCCCGGTCGGCGACAACGGTGTCGCCTATCGGTTGATCGCCTCCGGCCTCGATGAGGACTATTGGCGCAATTTCGGCCAGAGCCGCGAGACGCTGATTTCGCCGTCGCTGGCCTGGTACGGCGAGGCCACCACGGTCCATTTCAACTACACCCACCGCGAATTCAGCTACCCGTTCGACCGCGGCACCGCCTTCGTGGGCGGTTCTCCGCTGGCGATCCCGGCGACGCGGCGGCTCGACGAGCCGTTCAACAAGCATTGGGGCCATTCGGATCTGGTGCAGGGTTCGGTCGAGCAGAAGCTCAACGACGACTGGAAGCTCACCGCCGCCTACAGCTTCAACACCGAGAGCTACGACGCCAATCAGCTCCGCATCACCGCGGTCAATGCCGCCACCGGCGTCGAACGCCGCAGCAATGACGGCACCCACGGCGCGCTGGCCTATGCCAGCTACGGCACCTCCTATCTGCAGGGCAATGTCTGGATCGGTGACCTCCGCAACGAGGTGCTGATCGGCGGCGACGCCCAGCGCCGCGTGATCTATCGCCAGGACCTGATCCGGCAGAGCACCGCGAACTTCAACTTCTACAACCCGAATTACGGGCTGATTCAGCCCGGCACCAATGTCTCGGCCTCCGACAGCGACCAGACCGACAAGCTCGAGACCCGCTCGCTGTTCGTTCAGGACACGCTGCATCTCACCGACCGGTTCTCGCTGGTCGGCGGCCTGCGCTGGATGGAGTACGAGCAGCTCGCCGGCCGCGGCCGGCCGTTCACGGCGAACACCGATCTCGAAGGCAGCAAGCTGCTGCCGCTCGGCGGCGCGATCTTCAAGCTCACCCGGCAGGTCTCGCTCTACGCCAGCTACACCCAGTCGCTGCAGCCGACCTCGACGATCGCGCCATTGACCGGCGGCGTCGTCATCGGCTCCAACATCGCGCCGGAAGAAGGCACGCAGTATGAGGCCGGCCTGAAATTCGACCTGAACAAGCGGCTGTCCGGCACGCTGGCGGTCTACGACATCGACAAGAAGAACGTGCTGGTGTCGCAGTTCAATTCGACCACCGGCCTCAACGAATATCGCGCCGCCGGCAAGGTGCGCTCGCGCGGCGTCGAGCTCGACGTCACCGGCCGGCTCAGCGACCAGTGGAGCATGATCGGCAGCTACGGCTACACCGACGCCTATGTGACCGAAGATCCGACGCTGGTCGGCAAGCGCCTGCAGAACGTCGCGATGAACACCGCCTCGCTGTATCTGGTGTATGATTTCGGCACCGCGCTGCCCGGCCGTCTGCGGCTCGGCGGCGGCGCCCGCTATGCCGGCGACCGGCCCGGCGACAGCACCAATTCCTTCGTGCTGCCGGCCTATACGGTGGCCGATGTCTTCGCCACCTA
- a CDS encoding MOSC domain-containing protein produces the protein MDEAAHAFGVFFRVHFGVPQPAVGASKARGRHLHWGSTGRADIPQPAAVVTLPDRGSGLTEMWASAGGNGRRGVTISCRSESRESTKQNGMILPSPATIASIYRYPVKGLSPESLPEVSLAVGRTLPADRAYAIENGPTGFDPAAPVWKAKTHYLMLMRNERLAALRTHFDDATHTLSIAADGAELARGDLRTAEGRAAIEALFAARFADELRGPPKLLDGAGYSFSDVPMKVVSIINLASVAEIEKMTGCTVDPLRFRANLYVEGWPAWAELDMIGQTLAIGDARLKIVKRTVRCAATNVDPQTAARDMKIPETLQRQLGHADCGVYAEVIEGGRIAKGDAVGVA, from the coding sequence TTGGACGAAGCCGCGCACGCGTTCGGTGTATTTTTCAGGGTTCATTTTGGTGTCCCTCAGCCTGCCGTCGGCGCCTCGAAAGCACGCGGACGGCATCTTCATTGGGGTTCCACCGGCCGCGCTGACATTCCTCAGCCGGCGGCGGTCGTCACCCTGCCCGATCGGGGCAGCGGCTTGACGGAAATGTGGGCATCTGCTGGTGGAAACGGAAGACGCGGCGTCACAATTTCGTGCAGGTCAGAGTCGCGGGAATCGACTAAGCAAAACGGCATGATCCTACCATCTCCAGCCACCATCGCCTCGATCTATCGCTACCCCGTCAAGGGCCTTTCCCCCGAATCGCTGCCGGAGGTCTCGCTGGCCGTCGGCCGGACGCTGCCGGCCGACCGTGCCTACGCGATCGAGAACGGACCGACCGGATTCGATCCGGCCGCGCCGGTGTGGAAGGCCAAGACCCACTACCTGATGCTGATGCGCAACGAGCGGCTGGCGGCGCTGCGCACGCATTTCGACGACGCAACCCATACGCTGTCGATCGCGGCCGACGGCGCCGAGCTGGCGCGCGGCGACCTGCGCACCGCGGAGGGACGCGCCGCGATCGAGGCGTTGTTCGCGGCGCGCTTCGCCGACGAATTGCGGGGGCCGCCGAAACTGCTCGACGGCGCCGGCTACAGCTTTTCCGACGTGCCGATGAAGGTGGTGTCGATCATCAACCTCGCCAGCGTCGCCGAGATCGAGAAGATGACCGGGTGCACCGTCGACCCGCTGCGCTTCCGCGCCAACCTCTATGTCGAAGGCTGGCCGGCCTGGGCCGAACTCGACATGATCGGGCAGACGCTGGCGATCGGCGACGCGAGGCTGAAGATCGTCAAGCGCACCGTCCGCTGCGCCGCCACCAATGTCGACCCGCAGACGGCCGCGCGCGACATGAAGATTCCCGAAACACTGCAGCGCCAGCTCGGCCACGCCGATTGCGGGGTGTATGCGGAAGTGATCGAAGGCGGGCGCATCGCAAAGGGCGATGCGGTGGGGGTCGCGTAG
- a CDS encoding M23 family metallopeptidase gives MSRGRSHGREVGFIDLGHEPPLSVDGTEAAVIDRRRVSVQWFSGTILTGLCGAALIGGAVFASLDGEMTFAKAPERVEAALRGAFGADKNAALHKSDRLPPPSESQAARNVIKVSTVSRVGSRDVVRVRPFIKIAGNLSLSTTELSAKIPPFNAQRMLSDVGVATPAAEDAQNPDAVEPDAEVSFITRDLGQVLPRAKIAGFIPPDEILMRVRDAANWKGNSGVRYASATAGDIGGGGDMRLGYAPEGASADPYAGFETRIVPENVTLLPKTKEQVTGGNATGERVHIVKKGDTVISVLRDQGASEEDANAVAVALGARGRSGGLKEGQKLKILMEPTGAAKQPQPFRVIIANDSTVEAVAALSDLGRYVAVDVQALNTVSDTADNSDEDQDDGTGVRLYQSIYETAMRNKVPQAIIDDMIKIYSYDVDFQRRVQAGDSFEVFYAGDDETTTAVEKNDVLFAALTVGGETKKYYRFQTPDDSVVDFYDETGKSAKKFLVRKPVNNAIMRSGFGGRRHPILGYVKMHTGVDWSTPYGTPIFASGNGVIEKAGWEGGYGKYIRIKHNNGYETAYGHMSAFAKGMEPGKRVRQGQVIGFVGSTGLSTGAHVHYEILVNGRFVDPMRVKLPRGRSLGGPLLASFEKERDRLDALLAGRGVGRFADDLTATTPARSVSAAAARK, from the coding sequence TTGTCACGGGGACGCAGCCACGGGCGCGAGGTCGGTTTCATCGACCTCGGCCACGAGCCCCCGCTTTCCGTCGATGGCACTGAAGCCGCGGTGATCGATCGCCGTCGCGTCTCGGTCCAATGGTTCAGCGGCACGATTCTGACCGGCCTTTGCGGCGCAGCCTTGATCGGCGGCGCCGTTTTCGCGTCGCTCGATGGCGAAATGACCTTCGCCAAGGCGCCCGAGCGGGTCGAGGCCGCGCTCCGCGGCGCATTCGGCGCCGACAAGAACGCAGCCCTGCACAAGAGCGACCGCCTGCCCCCGCCCAGCGAATCGCAGGCCGCGCGCAACGTCATCAAGGTTTCGACGGTGTCGCGCGTCGGCAGTCGCGACGTCGTCCGGGTGCGGCCCTTCATCAAGATCGCCGGCAATCTGTCGCTGTCGACCACCGAACTGTCCGCCAAGATCCCGCCGTTCAACGCCCAGCGGATGCTGAGCGACGTCGGCGTCGCGACCCCCGCCGCGGAAGACGCGCAGAATCCCGACGCGGTCGAGCCCGACGCCGAAGTCTCGTTCATCACCCGCGATCTCGGCCAGGTGCTGCCGCGGGCGAAGATCGCGGGCTTCATCCCGCCGGACGAGATCCTGATGCGGGTGCGCGACGCCGCGAACTGGAAGGGCAACAGCGGCGTGCGCTACGCCAGCGCCACCGCCGGCGATATCGGCGGCGGCGGCGACATGCGGCTCGGCTACGCGCCCGAGGGTGCTTCCGCCGATCCCTATGCGGGCTTCGAGACCCGGATCGTGCCGGAAAACGTCACCCTGCTGCCGAAGACCAAGGAGCAGGTGACCGGCGGCAACGCCACCGGCGAGCGCGTCCATATCGTCAAGAAGGGCGATACGGTGATCTCGGTGCTGCGCGACCAGGGCGCCAGCGAGGAGGACGCCAATGCGGTCGCCGTCGCACTCGGCGCCCGCGGCCGCAGCGGCGGGCTGAAGGAAGGCCAGAAGCTGAAAATCCTGATGGAGCCCACCGGCGCCGCCAAGCAGCCGCAGCCGTTCCGGGTGATCATCGCCAACGACTCGACGGTCGAAGCGGTGGCGGCGCTGTCCGATCTCGGCCGCTACGTCGCGGTCGACGTCCAGGCCCTGAACACCGTCAGCGACACCGCCGACAACAGCGACGAGGACCAGGACGACGGCACCGGCGTGCGCCTCTACCAGTCGATCTACGAGACCGCGATGCGCAACAAGGTGCCGCAGGCGATCATCGACGACATGATCAAGATCTACTCCTACGACGTCGACTTCCAGCGCAGGGTGCAGGCCGGCGACTCGTTCGAGGTGTTCTACGCCGGCGACGATGAGACCACCACGGCGGTCGAAAAGAACGACGTGCTGTTCGCCGCGCTCACGGTCGGCGGCGAAACCAAGAAGTACTACCGCTTCCAGACCCCCGACGATTCGGTGGTCGATTTCTACGACGAGACCGGCAAGAGCGCGAAGAAGTTCCTGGTGCGCAAGCCGGTCAACAACGCCATCATGCGCTCCGGCTTCGGCGGCCGCCGCCATCCGATCCTCGGCTACGTCAAGATGCACACCGGCGTCGACTGGTCGACGCCCTACGGCACGCCGATTTTCGCCTCCGGCAACGGCGTGATCGAAAAGGCCGGCTGGGAAGGCGGCTACGGCAAATACATCCGGATCAAGCACAACAACGGCTATGAGACCGCCTACGGCCATATGTCGGCCTTCGCCAAGGGCATGGAGCCCGGCAAGCGGGTGCGCCAGGGCCAGGTGATCGGCTTCGTCGGCTCGACCGGCCTGTCGACCGGCGCGCATGTGCACTACGAAATTCTCGTCAACGGCCGCTTCGTCGACCCGATGCGCGTGAAGCTGCCGCGCGGCCGCTCACTGGGCGGCCCGCTGCTGGCGAGCTTCGAAAAGGAACGCGACCGGCTCGACGCCCTGCTGGCCGGCCGCGGCGTCGGCCGCTTCGCCGACGACCTGACCGCGACCACGCCCGCCCGCAGCGTCAGCGCGGCGGCGGCGCGGAAGTGA